Proteins from a genomic interval of Panthera tigris isolate Pti1 chromosome A2, P.tigris_Pti1_mat1.1, whole genome shotgun sequence:
- the LOC107180252 gene encoding uncharacterized LOC102725191 homolog, which produces MIPTCENTLHLMYLDSQKGNRSRDVTHKEFGVSHPRPQLQMEKKVLQPPQSEMKVNIWEIKPPDFSYKLYTSLRFPEKPSRIIKEKQGKEKKVNFPETMLHLPSIRNHPKKPISPEFITTFPHMDSNEVKLMFVKSGKYPIGVYFNPKPHDFRQYQHNLPNFVTTFERDPFGLKFKSRHLSTVHGCQSLKDDKQKNNIERFITYKPHECTWDPQLILPKAPWPIQSASYTRHRRQRDVYSAFMDRVEEKFTQTCKNRVVIMLKDSYCYHAVPSLVSDEWLYNKTRGLNTPCTAFAVKFLVLGVSYLVNFTHL; this is translated from the exons ATG ATTCCTACATGTGAAAACACTCTTCACCTAATGTACCTTGACTCCCAGAAAGGCAACAGAAGCAGAGATGTCACACACAAAGAGTTTGGAGTATCGCACCCAAGACCTCAactccaaatggaaaaaaaagtcctgcaaCCACCACAATCTGAAATGAAAGTCAACATATGGGAAATAAAGCCTCCTGATTTCAGTTACAAACTGTATACATCTTTGAGATTTCCAGAAAAACCATCAAGGATTATTAAGGAaaaacaagggaaggaaaaaaaagttaatttcccAGAAACAATGCTTCACCTGCCCAGCATAAGGAATCATCCCAAGAAGCCCATATCTCCAGAGTTTATAACTACATTCCCACATATGGATTCAAATGAAGTGAAGTTAATGTTTGTGAAGAGTGGAAAGTATCCAATTGGTGTATACTTCAATCCAAAACCACACGACTTTCGACAG TATCAACATAATTTACCAAACTTTGTGACAACTTTTGAAAGGGACCCTTTTGGATTAAAATTTAAGTCCAGACACTTAAGTACAG TACATGGGTGTCAGTCGCTGAAAGATGATAAACAGAAGAACAATATAGAAAGATTTATCACTTACAAGCCTCATGAATGCACCTGGGACCCACAGCTAATTTTACCAAAAGCCCCATGGCCCATTCAATCAGCTTCATACACG AGACACAGAAGGCAACGAGATGTGTACAGTGCATTTATGGATCGTGTGGAAGAGAAGTTTACCCAAACATGCAAGAACAG AGTTGTGATCATGCTCAAAGATTCCTATTGTTATCATGCTGTTCCGAGCTTGGTTTCAGATGAATGGCTTTATAATAAGACAAGAGGACTGAACACACCATGCACGGCATTTGCGGTCAAGTTTCTGGTCCTGGGAGTGTCATACCTGGTAAACTTCACCCATTTATAG